The window GACAAGGGCCTGCAGAATTTCAACGGCATTCCGCTTGCACTGCACGCGCTGATGCGGCTGCAGTCGCAGGTCGGCGAGCTGATGATCAATGCCAACCGCAACATTGCGGCCTACGAATCGTTCGGAGCGCCGGTCTGGCCCGACGGCCTCGCGGACTATGCGGGGCCGCTGGCCGGCTTCCTGACCGGGCTGGAGCGCTGCGAGACGCCGTACCTGCTCACCGTGCCCTGCGACACCCCGCTGTTCCCGCTGGACCTGGCGGCCCGCCTCGGCGAGGCGCTGCTGGCGCACGACGCCGAGATCGCCATGGTCAACGCCCCCGAAGCCGCGGCCGAAGCCGACGGCGCCTCGGCCCTGCGGCCCCAGCCGGTGTTCTGCCTGCTGCGCACCACCTTGCTCGAAAGCCTGGTGCGCTTCACGCAGGAGGGCGGCCGAAAGATCGACCGCTGGACCGCCCAGCACCGCACGGCGCTGGTGCCTTTCGACCGGCCTGGCGATGCGCCAGGCGCCTTCTTCAACGCCAACACGCTGGCCGAGTTGCACGCGCTCGAAGGCCAGCGACGCTGAGCTGCCGTCCCTATGAGCCGTATTGCAGAAATCGCCGCCGAACTGGCCGGCTACGACCCGAAGGCGCTTGGCGTCGACGCGGTGCAGGGCTTCCTCGCGCGGCTCGCGCGCTCGGCGGTCGTCACGCATACCGAGCACATCGCGCTGCGCGACGCGCTCGGCCGCGTGCTGGCCGAGGACATCATCTCGCCCGTGAGCGTGCCGCCGCACGACAACTCGGCCATGGACGGCTTTGCCTTCGACGGCGCCCTGCTGCCGGCCGACCCCGCCAGCGACGCCTCGTTGAGCCTGCGCGTGGTGGGCACCGCGCTGGCCGGCGCGGCGTGGCGAGGCACGCTGGCGCCGGGTGACGCCGTCAAGATCATGACCGGCGCCGTGATGCCCGCCGGGCTCGACACCGTGGTCCCGCAGGAGTTCTGCTTCGTCGAAGGCGAACAGGTGCGCTATCCTGCCAAGGCCCTGCGGCGCGGAGACAACCGCCGACTGGCCGGCGAGGACCTGCAGCAGGGCCGGCCCGCGTTGCTGCGCGGCGAACGCCTCTCGCCCGGCGCGCTGGGCATGGTGGCGAGCCTCGGGTTGCCGATGGTGCCGGTGCTGCGCCGCCTGCGCGTGGCCTACTTTTCCACCGGCGACGAGATCCTCAGCCTGGGCGAGCTGCCGCGCGAAGGCGCGGTCTACGACAGCAACCGCTACACCGTGTTCGGCCTGCTCACCCGCCTGGGCTGCGACGTGATCGACCTGGGCTTGGTGCGCGACGACCCCGCGGCGCTGGCCGACACGTTGCGCCGCGCGGCGGCCGAGGCCGACGCGATCATCACCAGCGGTGGCGTCAGCGTCGGCGAGGCCGACCACACCCGCGCCGTAATGCAGCAGCAGGGCGACATGGCCTTCTGGCGCGTGGCGATGCGCCCCGGCCGCCCGATGGCAGTGGGCCTCGTTCCCAGGCCGCGCGAGGCCGGCAGCACGGCCGTGTTGTTCGGCCTGCCTGGCAATCCGGTGGCGGTGATGGTCACCTTCCTCGCCTTCGTGCGGCCAGCCCTGCTGCGCATGATGGGCTGCCACGAACAGGGCTGCGCGCCCCCGCCCCTGCTGCGCGCCAGGAGCGTCGATGCGATCCGCAAGAAGCCCGGCCGGACCGAATACCAGCGCGGCCGCGTCGAGCAGGTGCCGGGATCGCTGCCCGAGGTGCGCATCGCCGGCAACCAGGGCTCCGGCGTGCTCAG is drawn from Variovorax sp. PBS-H4 and contains these coding sequences:
- the moeA gene encoding molybdopterin molybdotransferase MoeA; protein product: MSRIAEIAAELAGYDPKALGVDAVQGFLARLARSAVVTHTEHIALRDALGRVLAEDIISPVSVPPHDNSAMDGFAFDGALLPADPASDASLSLRVVGTALAGAAWRGTLAPGDAVKIMTGAVMPAGLDTVVPQEFCFVEGEQVRYPAKALRRGDNRRLAGEDLQQGRPALLRGERLSPGALGMVASLGLPMVPVLRRLRVAYFSTGDEILSLGELPREGAVYDSNRYTVFGLLTRLGCDVIDLGLVRDDPAALADTLRRAAAEADAIITSGGVSVGEADHTRAVMQQQGDMAFWRVAMRPGRPMAVGLVPRPREAGSTAVLFGLPGNPVAVMVTFLAFVRPALLRMMGCHEQGCAPPPLLRARSVDAIRKKPGRTEYQRGRVEQVPGSLPEVRIAGNQGSGVLSSMVEANGLVVLHHAQGSVAAGDQVDVMMFEGVI
- the mobA gene encoding molybdenum cofactor guanylyltransferase MobA; translated protein: MSPPATIAAGEITGLVLAGGRGSRMGGIDKGLQNFNGIPLALHALMRLQSQVGELMINANRNIAAYESFGAPVWPDGLADYAGPLAGFLTGLERCETPYLLTVPCDTPLFPLDLAARLGEALLAHDAEIAMVNAPEAAAEADGASALRPQPVFCLLRTTLLESLVRFTQEGGRKIDRWTAQHRTALVPFDRPGDAPGAFFNANTLAELHALEGQRR